The following are from one region of the Vanessa cardui chromosome 3, ilVanCard2.1, whole genome shotgun sequence genome:
- the LOC124543622 gene encoding histone deacetylase complex subunit SAP18 — protein MKMAGLESLVVEEVKPAEKPVDREKTCPLLLRVFCSTGRHNSSGDYARGNVPQNELQIYTWMDASLRELTGLVKEVNPETRRKGTYFDFAIVYPDMRSPTYRMREIGVTCSGQRGGDDNKTLAQVKFQIGNYLDISITPPNRMPPPMRRPQPYMNNRPY, from the exons ATGAAAATGGCAGGGTTAGAGTCACTAGTCGTTGAAGAGGTTAAACCCGCCGAAAAGCCAGTTGATCGAGAAAAG acaTGCCCGCTGTTACTGCGAGTATTTTGTTCTACTGGAAGACATAATTCTTCGGGTGATTATGCGAGGGGAAATGTTCCTCAAAATGAGCTACAAATATACACATGGATGGATGCATCGCTGCGTGAACTAACAGGCCTTGTTAAAGAAGTTAATCCTGAAACTCGGCGTAAAGGCACATATTTTGACTTTGCGATAGTATATCCAGATATGAGATCGCCAACTTATCGTATGCGTGAAATTGGTGTTACGTGTTCGGGCCAACGAGGTGGCGATGATAACAAAACACTGGCACAGGTTAAATTTCAAATTGGTAATTATCTTGATATATCAATTACACCACCTAACAGAATGCCACCTCCAATGCGGAGACCTCAGCCTTATATGAATAATCGTCCTtactga